A single window of Narcine bancroftii isolate sNarBan1 chromosome 1, sNarBan1.hap1, whole genome shotgun sequence DNA harbors:
- the LOC138752397 gene encoding C-C chemokine receptor type 3-like has translation MNYTTEYYDYEEVCEKDDINKFGAQLMPIFYSLVLLLSVLGNGLVLVILVKYEYLKTITNIFILNLAISDLLSAISLPFWAVHHSKGWIFGDVMCKIMSGTFYVGFYSGIMFLTLMTIDRYLAVVHAVTAVRSRKVCYAAITSTGVWLISITATIPDFYFAKTVRGDYDTYICDDSYPVDNVGPWKLLKYCQQNVLFFIIPLIIIVYCYVRIIQTIIKCRTVQKHRTLRVIFSIVVVFFLCWVPYNIVIFLRFMEEVKILDELECDHDRKLDYAQLFTHSIAYFHCCLNPIFYVFVGEKFRRHLIYFCGHCMPCGLICQKQMSVSRSANLEVSDGNDTTNNW, from the coding sequence ATGAATTACACAACAGAATATTATGACTATGAAGAGGTGTGCGAAAAAGATGACATCAACAAATTTGGAGCGCAATTGATGCCTATCTTTTATTCTCTAGTACTACTACTTAGTGTACTTGGCAATGGACTGGTTTTGGTTATATTGGTAAAATATGAATACCTAAAGACAATTACAAACATATTCATTCTGAATCTTGCCATTTCGGATTTGCTCTCTGCTATTAGCCTTCCTTTCTGGGCTGTGCATCATTCCAAAGGATGGATCTTTGGAGATGTAATGTGCAAAATAATGAGTGGCACATTTTATGTTGGCTTTTACAGTGGTATAATGTTCCTGACTCTGATGACAATCGATCGATACCTTGCAGTTGTTCATGCAGTAACTGCTGTGAGGTCCAGGAAAGTTTGTTATGCAGCGATAACCAGTACAGGTGTCTGGCTAATTAGTATAACAGCAACTATTCCTGACTTTTACTTTGCCAAAACTGTTCGTGGTGATTATGACACTTATATTTGTGATGATTCTTACCCAGTGGATAATGTAGGTCCTTGGAAACTATTAAAATATTGTCAACAGAATGTATTGTTCTTTATCATTCCATTGATTATCATTGTGTACTGCTATGTTAGGATCATTCAAACAATAATAAAGTGCAGAACAGTCCAGAAGCATAGGACTCTAAGAGTAATATTCTCCATTGTAGTGGTGTTTTTTTTGTGTTGGGTACCATACAATATAGTGATTTTTTtgagatttatggaggaggtcaAAATATTGGATGAGCTGGAGTGCGATCATGATAGAAAACTTGATTATGCACAGCTCTTCACTCACAGCATAGCTTATTTCCATTGCTGCCTCAATCCCATTTTTTATGTTTTCGTGGGTGAAAAATTTAGAAGGCACCTCATTTATTTCTGCGGCCATTGTATGCCATGTGGACTGATTTGCCAAAAGCAGATGAGTGTCAGCAGGAGTGCCAATTTGGAAGTTTCTGATGGCAATGATACAACCAATAACTGGTAA